A section of the Pseudomonas sp. FP453 genome encodes:
- the aceF gene encoding dihydrolipoyllysine-residue acetyltransferase: protein MSELIRVPDIGSGEGEVIELFVKVGDTVEADQSILTLESDKASMEIPAPKAGVVKSLKVKLGDRLKEGDELLELEIEGAADAAPAPAAAPAAAAAPAPAEKPAEAPAAPAAAPAAASVQDIHVPDIGSSGKAKIIELLVKVGDTVEADQSLITLESDKASMEIPSPAAGVVESIAVKLEDEVGTGDFILKLKVQGAAPAAAPAPAAAPAAKAEAAPAAAPAPAAKAEAAPAPVAAAPAPSGAKVHAGPAVRQLAREFGVELSAVAATGPHGRVLKEDVQVYVKAMMHKAKEAPAAGGATGGSGIPPIRTVDFSRFGETEEVPMTRLMQIGAAGLHASYLNIPHVTQFDQADITDLEAFRIAQKAVAEKAGVKLTVLPLLLKACAHLLKELPDFNASLAPSGKAIIRKKYVNIGFAVDTPDGLLVPVIKNVDQKSLLQLAAEAAALAAKARDKKLTPDDMQGACFTISSLGHIGGTGFTPIVNAPEVAILGVSKATIQPVWDGKAFQPKLMLPLSLSYDHRVINGAAAARFTQRLSQLLNDIRTILL from the coding sequence GTGAGCGAACTCATTCGCGTACCTGACATCGGCAGCGGTGAAGGTGAAGTAATCGAGCTGTTTGTGAAGGTCGGCGACACCGTCGAAGCCGACCAGAGCATCCTGACCCTGGAATCGGACAAGGCGAGCATGGAAATCCCTGCTCCCAAGGCCGGTGTGGTCAAGAGCCTGAAAGTGAAGCTGGGCGATCGCCTGAAAGAAGGCGACGAACTGCTGGAACTGGAAATCGAAGGTGCCGCTGATGCGGCCCCTGCACCTGCGGCCGCTCCGGCTGCCGCTGCTGCACCGGCGCCTGCCGAGAAGCCAGCCGAGGCCCCTGCGGCCCCGGCTGCTGCTCCGGCCGCCGCTTCGGTCCAGGACATCCACGTGCCGGACATCGGTTCGTCGGGCAAGGCCAAGATCATCGAGCTGCTGGTCAAGGTCGGCGATACCGTCGAAGCCGACCAGTCGCTGATCACCCTGGAGTCCGACAAGGCCTCCATGGAAATCCCTTCGCCGGCTGCCGGCGTGGTGGAAAGCATCGCGGTCAAGCTGGAAGACGAAGTCGGCACTGGCGATTTCATCCTCAAGCTGAAAGTACAAGGCGCTGCGCCTGCGGCTGCTCCAGCTCCGGCCGCCGCTCCGGCTGCCAAGGCTGAGGCTGCACCTGCCGCTGCTCCGGCGCCTGCTGCAAAAGCCGAGGCCGCTCCGGCGCCGGTTGCTGCTGCTCCTGCGCCAAGCGGTGCCAAGGTTCACGCCGGCCCTGCGGTGCGTCAGCTGGCTCGCGAGTTCGGCGTTGAGCTGAGCGCAGTGGCGGCCACCGGCCCTCACGGTCGCGTGCTGAAAGAAGACGTGCAGGTTTACGTCAAGGCGATGATGCACAAAGCCAAGGAAGCTCCGGCTGCCGGCGGCGCGACGGGTGGTTCGGGCATTCCGCCGATCCGCACCGTGGACTTCAGCCGCTTCGGCGAGACCGAAGAAGTGCCGATGACCCGCCTGATGCAAATCGGCGCGGCCGGCCTGCACGCCAGCTACCTGAACATCCCGCACGTGACCCAGTTCGACCAGGCCGACATCACCGACCTGGAAGCTTTCCGCATCGCGCAGAAAGCCGTGGCCGAGAAGGCCGGCGTGAAACTGACCGTGCTGCCGCTGCTGCTCAAGGCCTGCGCGCACCTGCTCAAGGAACTGCCGGACTTCAACGCTTCGCTCGCGCCAAGCGGCAAGGCGATCATCCGCAAGAAGTACGTGAACATCGGTTTCGCGGTCGATACGCCGGATGGCCTGCTGGTACCGGTCATCAAGAACGTCGACCAGAAGAGCCTGCTGCAACTGGCTGCTGAAGCGGCTGCACTGGCGGCCAAGGCCCGCGACAAGAAGCTCACCCCGGACGACATGCAGGGCGCGTGCTTCACCATCTCCAGCCTCGGGCACATTGGCGGTACGGGCTTCACGCCAATCGTCAACGCGCCGGAAGTGGCGATCCTCGGTGTGTCCAAGGCCACTATCCAGCCTGTGTGGGACGGTAAAGCGTTCCAGCCGAAGCTGATGCTGCCGCTGTCGCTGTCCTACGATCACCGCGTGATCAACGGCGCCGCGGCTGCACGCTTCACGCAGCGCCTGAGCCAGTTGCTGAACGACATCCGCACCATCCTGCTGTAA
- the aceE gene encoding pyruvate dehydrogenase (acetyl-transferring), homodimeric type, with amino-acid sequence MQDLDPVETQEWLDALESVLDKEGEDRAHYLMTRMGELATRSGSQLPYAITTPYRNTIPVTHEARMPGDLFMERRIRSLVRWNAMAMVMRTNLKDSDLGGHISSFASSATLYDIGFNYFFQAPTDEHGGDLIYFQGHTSPGVYARAFMEGRITEDQMNNFRQEVDGGGLSSYPHPWLMPDFWQFPTVSMGLGPIQAIYQARFMKYLEARGFIPEGKQKVWCFLGDGECDEPESLGAISLAGREKLDNLIFVINCNLQRLDGPVRGNGKIIQELEGVFRGAQWNVTKVIWGRFWDPLLAKDVDGILQRRMDEVIDGEYQNYKAKDGAFVREHFFNTPELKAMVADLSDDEIWKLNRGGHDPYKVYAAYHEAVNHKEQPTVILAKTIKGYGTGAGEAKNTAHNTKKVDVDSLKLFRDRFDIPVKDEELENLPFFKPEPNSAEARYLAERRTALGGFVPQRRANSFSVPTPDLSTLKAILDGSGDREISTTMAFVRILAQLVKDKDIGPRIVPIIPDEARTFGMEGMFRQLGIYSSVGQLYEPVDKDQVMFYKEDKKGQILEEGINEAGAMSSFIAAGTSYSSHNQPMLPFYIFYSMFGFQRIGDLAWAAGDSRTRGFLIGGTAGRTTLNGEGLQHEDGHSHILAATIPNCRTFDPTYGYELAVIIQDGMKKMTEEQQDVFYYITVMNESYQQPAMPAGVEEGIIKGMYLLEEDTKEAAHHVQLMGSGTILREVREAAKILREEFNVGADVWSVTSFNELRRDGLAVERSNRLKPGQKPAKSYVEECLAGRKGPVIASTDYMKLFAEQIRQWVPSKEFKVLGTDGFGRSDSRKKLRHFFEVDRHFVVLAALEALADRGEIEPKVVADAIVKFGINPEKRNPLDC; translated from the coding sequence ATGCAAGACCTCGATCCCGTCGAAACCCAGGAATGGCTGGACGCCCTGGAATCGGTTCTCGACAAAGAAGGCGAAGACCGTGCTCACTACCTGATGACCCGTATGGGCGAACTCGCAACCCGCAGCGGTTCGCAGTTGCCTTACGCCATCACCACGCCATACCGCAACACCATCCCCGTTACCCACGAAGCACGCATGCCTGGCGACCTGTTCATGGAACGCCGCATTCGCTCGCTGGTACGTTGGAACGCCATGGCGATGGTAATGCGCACGAATCTGAAAGATTCGGACCTGGGCGGTCACATCTCCAGCTTCGCTTCCAGCGCAACCCTGTATGACATCGGCTTCAACTACTTCTTCCAGGCCCCGACCGACGAACACGGCGGCGACCTGATCTACTTCCAGGGCCACACCTCGCCAGGCGTCTACGCCCGTGCGTTCATGGAAGGTCGCATCACCGAAGACCAGATGAACAACTTCCGCCAGGAAGTGGACGGTGGCGGCCTGTCGTCGTACCCGCACCCTTGGCTGATGCCTGATTTCTGGCAGTTCCCGACCGTTTCCATGGGTCTGGGTCCGATCCAGGCGATCTACCAGGCACGTTTCATGAAGTACCTGGAAGCCCGTGGCTTCATCCCTGAAGGCAAGCAGAAAGTCTGGTGCTTCCTGGGCGACGGCGAGTGCGACGAGCCGGAATCCCTGGGTGCCATCTCCCTGGCTGGCCGCGAGAAGCTGGACAACCTGATCTTTGTCATCAACTGCAACCTGCAGCGCCTCGACGGCCCGGTTCGCGGCAACGGCAAGATCATCCAGGAACTCGAAGGCGTGTTCCGTGGTGCTCAGTGGAACGTGACCAAAGTCATCTGGGGCCGTTTCTGGGACCCACTGCTGGCCAAGGACGTCGACGGCATCCTGCAACGTCGCATGGACGAAGTCATCGACGGCGAGTACCAGAACTACAAAGCCAAAGACGGCGCGTTCGTGCGTGAACACTTCTTCAACACGCCAGAACTCAAGGCGATGGTTGCAGACCTGTCCGACGACGAGATCTGGAAACTCAACCGTGGCGGCCACGACCCGTACAAGGTCTACGCGGCTTACCACGAAGCTGTGAACCACAAAGAACAACCGACCGTCATCCTGGCCAAGACCATCAAGGGTTATGGCACCGGTGCTGGCGAAGCGAAGAACACTGCGCACAACACCAAGAAAGTGGATGTCGACAGCCTGAAGTTGTTCCGCGACCGCTTCGACATCCCGGTCAAGGACGAAGAGCTGGAGAACCTGCCGTTCTTCAAGCCAGAGCCAAACAGCGCCGAGGCCCGTTACCTGGCCGAGCGTCGCACTGCACTGGGCGGTTTCGTGCCACAGCGCCGTGCCAACAGTTTCAGCGTTCCGACTCCAGACTTGAGCACCCTCAAGGCGATCCTGGACGGTTCGGGCGACCGTGAAATCTCCACCACCATGGCCTTCGTGCGTATCTTGGCGCAGCTGGTCAAGGACAAGGACATCGGCCCGCGCATCGTCCCGATCATCCCGGACGAAGCCCGTACCTTCGGTATGGAAGGCATGTTCCGTCAGTTGGGCATCTACTCCTCCGTCGGCCAGCTCTACGAGCCAGTCGATAAAGACCAGGTGATGTTCTACAAGGAAGACAAGAAGGGCCAGATCCTCGAAGAAGGCATCAACGAAGCGGGCGCCATGAGCTCCTTCATCGCTGCCGGTACTTCGTACTCCAGCCACAACCAGCCGATGCTGCCGTTCTACATCTTCTACTCGATGTTCGGCTTCCAGCGTATTGGCGACCTGGCCTGGGCAGCAGGCGACAGCCGTACCCGTGGCTTCCTGATCGGCGGTACCGCTGGCCGGACCACGCTGAACGGCGAAGGCCTGCAACACGAAGACGGTCACAGCCACATCCTGGCTGCCACCATCCCGAACTGCCGCACCTTTGATCCAACCTACGGCTATGAGCTGGCGGTGATCATCCAGGACGGCATGAAGAAGATGACCGAAGAGCAGCAGGACGTTTTCTACTACATCACCGTGATGAACGAGTCCTACCAGCAGCCTGCAATGCCGGCTGGCGTGGAAGAAGGCATCATCAAGGGCATGTACCTGCTCGAAGAAGACACCAAGGAAGCAGCGCACCACGTACAGCTGATGGGCTCCGGCACCATCCTGCGCGAAGTGCGTGAAGCGGCGAAGATCCTGCGTGAAGAGTTCAACGTCGGCGCCGACGTGTGGAGCGTCACCAGCTTCAACGAACTGCGTCGCGACGGCCTGGCCGTAGAGCGCAGCAACCGCCTCAAGCCTGGTCAAAAACCAGCGAAGAGCTACGTCGAAGAGTGCCTGGCCGGCCGTAAGGGTCCAGTCATTGCCTCTACCGACTACATGAAGCTGTTCGCCGAACAAATTCGCCAGTGGGTCCCGTCCAAGGAATTCAAAGTCCTGGGCACCGACGGTTTCGGCCGCAGTGACAGCCGCAAGAAGCTGCGTCACTTCTTCGAAGTCGACCGTCACTTCGTGGTGTTGGCAGCCCTGGAAGCCTTGGCTGACCGTGGTGAGATCGAACCCAAGGTGGTAGCAGACGCTATCGTCAAGTTCGGGATCAACCCGGAAAAACGCAACCCACTGGACTGCTGA
- the glnE gene encoding bifunctional [glutamate--ammonia ligase]-adenylyl-L-tyrosine phosphorylase/[glutamate--ammonia-ligase] adenylyltransferase — translation MSLPTLAKLPAILLPYASRAEQSFRDAVATLGDDHGLSAWSPQRWADFARVCAASDFVIQQSVRDPLMLLELAAWGELDRGFAPGELCGQIAGAVQQVETEDELGRVLRRQRTRQQVRIIWRDLTRQADLVQTCRDLSDMADASIDQAYQWLYQRHCAQFGTPTGRRSGEPQQMVILGMGKLGAVELNLSSDIDLIFAYPEGGETLGVKRALDNQEFFIRLGQKLIKALDPMTVDGFVFRVDMRLRPYGSSGSLVLSFNALEQYYQDQGRDWERYAMIKARVVAGDQVAGAQLLDMLRPFVYRRYLDFSAIEALRTMKQLIQQEVRRKGMADNIKLGSGGIREVEFIAQAFQLIHGGRDLSLQQRPLLKVLGTLEGQGYLPPAVIAELRDGYEFLRYTEHAIQAIADRQTQMLPDTPEDQARIAFMLGFDDWAAFHERLMYWRGRVDWHFRQVIADPDEEEGEEGELVVGGEWLPLWEESQDEEAACRQLAEGGFSDAAKALKALAGLRNSPQLRAMQRLGRERLDAFIPRLLAQAVEHANPDLVLERVLPLVEAVARRSAYLVLLTENPDALRRLLTLCAASPWIAEQITRFPLLLDELLNEGRLFKPPLAPELAAELRERLTRIPEDDLEQQMEALRHFKLAHRLRVAASEIAGSLPLMKVSDYLTWLAEAILEQVLALAWRQTVARHGSPQRVDGTLCDPGFIIVGYGKVGGIELGHGSDLDLVFIHDGDPQAETDGAKPIDGAQFFTRLGQRIIHLLTTQTNSGQLYEVDMRLRPSGASGLLVSSLGAFERYQENEAWTWEHQALIRARVLVGSQDVGHAFEQVRAKVLGRERDLATLRQEVSEMRAKMRDNLGTKGTAAGTGANAFEATALFDLKQDAGGIVDIEFMVQYAALAWSAQHPSLLRYTDNIRILEGLEQVGLMPAADAHLLREVYKAYRSAAHRQALQNEAGTVAGDQFADERRQVMRIWKELGLS, via the coding sequence ATGAGCCTTCCAACGCTGGCCAAACTACCGGCCATCCTCCTGCCTTACGCCAGCCGGGCCGAGCAGTCATTTCGTGACGCTGTAGCCACGCTGGGCGACGATCATGGCCTTTCTGCGTGGTCGCCGCAACGGTGGGCCGACTTCGCCCGCGTGTGTGCGGCCAGCGATTTTGTCATTCAACAGAGTGTTCGTGACCCTTTGATGTTGCTGGAGCTGGCGGCCTGGGGCGAGCTGGACCGGGGTTTCGCCCCCGGCGAGCTGTGCGGGCAGATTGCTGGCGCTGTGCAACAGGTCGAAACAGAAGATGAGTTGGGGCGCGTGCTGCGCCGCCAGCGCACCCGTCAGCAAGTGCGCATCATCTGGCGCGACCTGACCCGCCAGGCCGACCTGGTGCAAACCTGCCGCGACCTGTCCGACATGGCCGACGCCAGCATCGACCAGGCTTACCAGTGGTTGTACCAGCGCCACTGTGCCCAGTTCGGCACGCCCACCGGCCGGCGCAGCGGCGAGCCGCAGCAAATGGTCATCCTCGGCATGGGCAAGCTCGGCGCGGTGGAGCTGAACCTGTCGTCGGATATCGACCTGATCTTCGCCTACCCCGAAGGCGGCGAAACCCTGGGCGTGAAGCGGGCGCTGGATAACCAGGAGTTCTTTATCCGTCTTGGTCAAAAATTGATCAAGGCCCTCGACCCGATGACCGTCGATGGTTTTGTGTTCCGCGTCGACATGCGCCTGCGGCCTTACGGTTCATCCGGCTCGCTGGTGCTCAGCTTCAATGCGTTGGAGCAGTACTACCAGGACCAGGGCCGCGACTGGGAACGTTACGCCATGATCAAGGCGCGCGTGGTCGCGGGTGACCAGGTCGCCGGTGCGCAACTGCTCGACATGCTGCGCCCGTTTGTCTACCGCCGTTACCTGGACTTTTCCGCCATCGAAGCGCTGCGCACCATGAAGCAGCTGATCCAGCAGGAAGTGCGGCGCAAGGGCATGGCCGACAATATCAAGCTGGGCTCGGGCGGCATCCGCGAGGTGGAATTCATCGCCCAGGCGTTCCAGTTGATCCACGGCGGCCGTGATCTGAGCCTGCAACAACGTCCGCTGCTCAAGGTGCTCGGCACCTTGGAAGGCCAAGGCTATCTGCCGCCAGCGGTGATCGCCGAGTTGCGCGATGGCTACGAATTCCTGCGTTACACCGAGCATGCGATCCAGGCGATTGCTGACCGCCAGACGCAAATGCTCCCGGACACCCCAGAAGATCAGGCGCGCATTGCCTTTATGCTGGGCTTTGATGACTGGGCCGCGTTCCACGAGCGCTTGATGTACTGGCGCGGCCGGGTGGATTGGCATTTCCGCCAGGTCATCGCCGACCCGGATGAAGAAGAGGGCGAAGAAGGCGAATTGGTCGTGGGCGGCGAGTGGTTGCCGCTTTGGGAAGAATCCCAAGATGAAGAGGCTGCCTGTCGGCAGTTGGCCGAAGGTGGTTTCAGCGATGCGGCCAAAGCGCTCAAAGCCCTCGCGGGCCTGCGCAACAGCCCGCAATTGCGTGCCATGCAGCGCCTCGGTCGCGAGCGTCTGGATGCGTTTATCCCACGCCTGCTGGCCCAGGCGGTCGAACACGCCAACCCCGATCTTGTGCTGGAGCGGGTATTGCCGCTGGTGGAAGCCGTCGCGCGGCGTTCCGCGTATCTGGTGCTGCTCACCGAAAACCCCGACGCCCTGCGTCGCCTGTTGACCCTGTGCGCCGCCAGCCCGTGGATCGCCGAGCAAATCACCCGCTTCCCGCTGCTGCTCGACGAATTGCTCAACGAAGGCCGCCTGTTCAAGCCCCCGCTGGCGCCGGAACTCGCTGCCGAGCTGCGCGAGCGCCTCACGCGCATTCCCGAGGACGATCTTGAGCAGCAGATGGAAGCACTGCGCCACTTCAAGCTGGCCCACCGCCTGCGCGTCGCCGCCTCGGAAATCGCCGGCAGCCTGCCGCTGATGAAAGTCAGCGATTACCTGACCTGGCTCGCCGAAGCCATCCTCGAACAAGTGCTGGCCCTGGCCTGGCGCCAGACCGTGGCGCGCCATGGTTCGCCGCAGCGCGTGGACGGCACCTTGTGCGATCCTGGGTTCATCATTGTCGGTTATGGCAAAGTCGGCGGCATCGAACTGGGGCATGGTTCGGACCTGGACCTGGTATTTATCCACGACGGCGACCCGCAGGCCGAGACCGACGGCGCCAAGCCGATCGATGGCGCGCAGTTCTTCACGCGCCTGGGCCAGCGCATCATTCACCTGCTGACCACCCAGACCAACTCCGGGCAGTTATATGAAGTGGACATGCGCCTGCGTCCTTCCGGCGCATCCGGGTTGTTGGTCAGTTCCCTGGGGGCCTTCGAGCGCTATCAGGAAAATGAAGCCTGGACCTGGGAGCATCAGGCCCTGATCCGCGCGCGGGTGCTGGTGGGCAGCCAGGATGTGGGCCATGCATTCGAGCAGGTGCGGGCCAAAGTGCTGGGCCGCGAGCGCGACCTGGCCACGCTGCGCCAGGAGGTCAGCGAGATGCGCGCGAAGATGCGTGACAACCTCGGCACCAAGGGCACCGCGGCCGGTACGGGCGCGAATGCCTTCGAAGCCACGGCGCTGTTCGACCTCAAGCAGGACGCCGGAGGTATCGTCGATATTGAATTTATGGTGCAATACGCGGCTTTGGCGTGGTCTGCGCAACATCCATCGTTGCTGCGCTACACCGACAATATCCGCATTCTGGAAGGCCTGGAGCAGGTCGGGCTGATGCCCGCTGCCGATGCCCATCTGCTGCGCGAGGTGTATAAGGCCTACCGTTCCGCCGCGC